The following nucleotide sequence is from Peribacillus sp. ACCC06369.
GTAACACAACAAATAACGTTTCTTCCGCTACTACACTAGTAAGTAACGACAGCAAGGCAAAGAACAGAGTGACGAGTAAAGCGTTAATGGGTACACCGCGCCGATTGAGCTTTCCAAATGAGGAATGTGCCATACCGTTTTGAGAAAGGGAGAAAAGGATCCTGGTACAAGCAAACAGACCCGTATTCCCAACAGAGAGCACCGCCGTCAAAATCACGAAATTCATAATGTCAGCGGCATAAGGAATGCCTACCATTTCAAAAACGGTGACGAAAGGGCTTTCCAGCACCCCAGCTTCTTGCCACGGAACGATAGCCGACAGAACAAAGATTGCTAGAACATAGAAAAGCAGCACACGTATTACGATGTTACGAATCGCTCTCGGAATGCTTTGTTGCGGGTTTTCCGTCTCTCCTGCTGCAACCCCCATGATTTCCGATCCCTGGAATGCGTATACGACCGTCATCATTGATATAAACACACCCGTGAATCCTGTAGGGAATAGTCCATCACCCATAAGATTGGAAAAAAACGGAGCAGGTTGAGCATCCATATGAATCAATCCAAACATTGCGGCCGCACCGATAATTATGAACAGAATAACGGCAAGTACTTTAATCCCTGAGAACCAGTACTCTGTCTCAGCGAAACTTCTCGTTGTTAAAGCATTTATGGTGAACAAAAGTACGGTAAATATCACACACCATATCCATACTGGTATATCAGGAAACCATCTAGTCATGAGCAAACCAGCCGCCACAAATTCCAAGCCTACGTAAAGAGCCCAGCTCAGCCAGTAAATCCAGCCGATGACAAATCCAGTGGCGGGTCCGATAAATTTTGTTGCATGGACCTGAAAGGAACCTGAAACCGGCATCACTACCGATAATTCACCGAGACAAATCATCGCCAAGTACATTAATAAACCACCGACCAAATAGGCAACAATCGCTCCTCCGGGCCCAGCTTCACCGATCGCATATCCTGATCCCAGGAAAAGACCTGTTCCAATTACCCCACCTAAGGAGAGCATGAATAAATGTCTACTCTTCATCGAACGCTGTAATTCCTTTGGCTGATTTTCATGTTTTGTTTCCATGAATGCCCCCCTTTCTGATTGATAAACTGCCCCATACACTGATTAACACAAGTTATAGAGAGTTCCCATTATTCTGAAAATAAAACACATTATTGTGGAGATAAAGCTTCGGAAGGCTCTGCATATTCCAGCAAGTCGCTGATTGTCGGTTTGAATATTTCATAAGCTACATCTCTTTGATATTTATTTTGGTTTTTTGCTTGTGTAAACAAGTGATACGTATTTTTCCTGCATAGTTTTTCGATATCATCAACTACAGATTGTGGATTTGGATTTACTAGTCCAAAAATAACGGCATCATAAAATCTAATCGCCCCAAGGTTCGCAACGAAATCATTGACAACATCAATTCCTCTTTGTTTTATGATTTCGTCTCCCTCTAAAGAAAGGGGGATGTTTGCCGCCTCCACAATTAAGCTTGCTTTTACGCTTTTAGCATTTGATTTGTGGATGACATCCTCTAGTGCGGACGGAATTAATATGTCGCAATCTATATCGAGCCAATCCGTGTTTGCCCTTACATCATAATGCGGTTCAAAAAACTCTTTATCCATTTCTCCGTATGAATTCTTACGATCAATAAGCTTTTGGACATCTAATCCTTCTTCACACGTTACCAAAAGGTTGGCATCAGAAATCCCTACAACTTTATAACCTAACTGGGACATTTTCAATGCACAACTTGCTCCTACACAGCCGAAACCTTGAATGACAACTCTCGCTCCATCTTTTCCGCTTTTAAATTTCCATGCCTCATCTGCCGAAAATGCTACACCATATCCTGTTACGACATCGTTTAAAAACAACCCGTCAATTTTTGTCGTCAAAAGTTCATCAAAGTCTTTTATCCCTTGCAGAACATTCAGATTCTGCTTCATTGATTTCGTAAGAGGTATATCCATACCAAACTCATTGAATATTTTGAGCACATCTTCATATTTGGTACCTAAGTCACTGCCTAAAGATACCCCGATGTCTATATAAGGCATCATCGCAATTAGAAATCTTCTTAATACTGCATACGCGTCTGGCGCTTTATAATCATAGGCAATGCCCGCTTTACAACCGCCTGTCGTCTCGGACTCACAGGCTACATACTTATAAGCCATCGCCTCAGCTAATCTTTCGACCTCTTCTCGTGTAACCGTTGGATGCATTCTTGTACCGCCGCCTGCGTAGCCTTTAACAAAGTTATGCACGACCAGCCACCCTTTTGCATCTGTTTCCGTATCATTCCATTCCACAACTAAATATGGTTTTAACATTTGTGAACCCTCCCCAAAAACTTCCTTTTATTAATTCCTACGACTGACTTCTAATGGAAACAAACCAAAGCATGGATGCCGCAACTATTTGTTGGACACTAGCTTTTCGTGTACTCCCTTCTTGTCTTGGCCTACAGTTAGAATCTTTGGATTGACTGCAACTTCGATTACAGCCGGAAGCCCTGAAGCAATCGCCCTTTGAAGCGCTGGCGCAAAATCACTATTTTTTTCAACCTTTTCACCATGCGCTCCAAACAAGCGGGCCAATTCGGCAAAATTAGGGTTGGACAATTCAGTTCCAACGACCCGTTTTGGAAAATGCCTTTCTTGATGTACACGAATCGTTCCGTACATATTGTTGTTCACGACAATTGATATAGTCGGAATTTTATACCGTACAGCCGTTTCAATCTCTTGGAGAGTCATCATAAAGCCGCCATCTCCTGAAAAAGAAACAACATGTTTCAGAGGGTGCGCCAGCTTTGCCCCAATTGCAGCAGGCAGTCCATATCCCATCGCTCCCGAAGTTGGCCCCACGTAAGTGTTTTCATGTTCAAAACGATAATATCTGGATAGCCATCCAAAAAAATTGCCGGCATCATTTGTAATAATGGTGTCCTTCGGAAGACAGACAGCAACGTCATGCATTAATCCATCCATATCCACGAAATCTTTTGTGTAGTCGGCCTTTGGTTCAGAAAATGTCATATATTTTTCATGCAATTCTTTCACATTATCTTCGTTTGAAATGGAAGAACCTGAAGCTTGCAGTGCTTGTTCTAAGAAACTCTTGGCATCTGCTTCAATTGCAAGGGAAGGAGCATACACTTTACCAAAAATATCGGGACAAATATCTACATGGATCAGTTTTGTATTTTCAGAGAGCAAGGTGTAATCTTGTGTTCCTACTTGAGAGAATCGTGTCCCTAACGCCAAAACTACATCTGCATCTCGGATTGTATCCAGTAAATATTGTGGTGTCCCAAACCCTAGCCATCCTGCATAGCAGGGGTGTGAGTTCGGAAACGCGTCGAATCGGCGGAAAGCGGTAACAACAGGAAGTTTCATTGCCTCGGCAAACTGTACAAGCAGCTTGTTAGACTTAGCATGAATCACACCGCCACCAGCAATCAATATGGGGCGCTCCGCGTTTCGTATCGTCTCTATCGCCTGCTTCAAATCGTCCAAATGTGGTTGGGGAGGAAGCGCGCGATAAGAAGGATAGATGTTCAACTCTGCCTCATCTTCTAACATGTCATGCGGCAAAGCCACTAATACAGGACCCGGACGTCCCGATCGCGCCATATGGAACGCCCGTTGCAATAATTCCGGGATTCTTTCCACACGATCAATCTCAACCGTCCATTTACATAAATGACTGAAAAAACCCGTCAAATTCACTTCCTGAAACGCTTCCTTTTCTTTAAAAGGGCGTTCGACTTGGCCAATA
It contains:
- a CDS encoding thiamine pyrophosphate-dependent enzyme, producing MKVSGGRAVVEVMAKEGVKKAFCVPGESYLSVMDALYQHPEIELISARHEGGASFMAEGYAKASGEVGVCMATRGVGATNLAIGIHTAAQDSTPLVALIGQVERPFKEKEAFQEVNLTGFFSHLCKWTVEIDRVERIPELLQRAFHMARSGRPGPVLVALPHDMLEDEAELNIYPSYRALPPQPHLDDLKQAIETIRNAERPILIAGGGVIHAKSNKLLVQFAEAMKLPVVTAFRRFDAFPNSHPCYAGWLGFGTPQYLLDTIRDADVVLALGTRFSQVGTQDYTLLSENTKLIHVDICPDIFGKVYAPSLAIEADAKSFLEQALQASGSSISNEDNVKELHEKYMTFSEPKADYTKDFVDMDGLMHDVAVCLPKDTIITNDAGNFFGWLSRYYRFEHENTYVGPTSGAMGYGLPAAIGAKLAHPLKHVVSFSGDGGFMMTLQEIETAVRYKIPTISIVVNNNMYGTIRVHQERHFPKRVVGTELSNPNFAELARLFGAHGEKVEKNSDFAPALQRAIASGLPAVIEVAVNPKILTVGQDKKGVHEKLVSNK
- a CDS encoding Glu/Leu/Phe/Val dehydrogenase dimerization domain-containing protein, with product MLKPYLVVEWNDTETDAKGWLVVHNFVKGYAGGGTRMHPTVTREEVERLAEAMAYKYVACESETTGGCKAGIAYDYKAPDAYAVLRRFLIAMMPYIDIGVSLGSDLGTKYEDVLKIFNEFGMDIPLTKSMKQNLNVLQGIKDFDELLTTKIDGLFLNDVVTGYGVAFSADEAWKFKSGKDGARVVIQGFGCVGASCALKMSQLGYKVVGISDANLLVTCEEGLDVQKLIDRKNSYGEMDKEFFEPHYDVRANTDWLDIDCDILIPSALEDVIHKSNAKSVKASLIVEAANIPLSLEGDEIIKQRGIDVVNDFVANLGAIRFYDAVIFGLVNPNPQSVVDDIEKLCRKNTYHLFTQAKNQNKYQRDVAYEIFKPTISDLLEYAEPSEALSPQ
- a CDS encoding amino acid permease, which encodes METKHENQPKELQRSMKSRHLFMLSLGGVIGTGLFLGSGYAIGEAGPGGAIVAYLVGGLLMYLAMICLGELSVVMPVSGSFQVHATKFIGPATGFVIGWIYWLSWALYVGLEFVAAGLLMTRWFPDIPVWIWCVIFTVLLFTINALTTRSFAETEYWFSGIKVLAVILFIIIGAAAMFGLIHMDAQPAPFFSNLMGDGLFPTGFTGVFISMMTVVYAFQGSEIMGVAAGETENPQQSIPRAIRNIVIRVLLFYVLAIFVLSAIVPWQEAGVLESPFVTVFEMVGIPYAADIMNFVILTAVLSVGNTGLFACTRILFSLSQNGMAHSSFGKLNRRGVPINALLVTLFFALLSLLTSVVAEETLFVVLLSISGVGGVLTWMAIAFAQYRFRKQYIREGGKVENLKYRVPFFPFAPILCILMCLGIFVFTAYDPTQRTSLYWGLGFVAACYIFYYFRYTRRKVDVPTLSNEQQNDFVQ